Proteins encoded within one genomic window of Halodesulfurarchaeum formicicum:
- a CDS encoding polysaccharide deacetylase family protein: MSETPQAVLSVDFELFRHTPAYRTASGTMADETVGLDGVDFLQSAFETHDVSTTWFTVSELAETNPTAVESIAKGGHEIGSHTRTHRLLSELDSETRREELRTSRETLEAVSDAPVTGFRAPAFDIAPGHFQDLAAAGYEYDSSVVASRSIPGWYGGEFELVEPGPAIAVWDSAPPEIAELPTSVMPGLRLPLTGTWLRFFGPRYTILGMRLLARRGVVPVLYVHPWEFVDLPSIEGVPKRVYWHTGAWMRRAIERILATDFEFVTARKVLRQTDLDTADPDQGASEATK; encoded by the coding sequence ATGAGTGAGACACCACAGGCAGTGCTCTCAGTCGACTTCGAGTTGTTCAGACACACGCCTGCCTACCGGACGGCGTCGGGGACAATGGCCGATGAGACCGTGGGCCTCGACGGTGTGGATTTCCTTCAGTCCGCCTTCGAAACCCACGACGTGTCCACGACCTGGTTCACCGTCTCGGAGCTAGCCGAAACCAACCCGACCGCAGTCGAATCGATCGCCAAGGGAGGTCACGAGATCGGTTCCCACACCAGGACCCACCGACTGTTGAGCGAACTCGACTCGGAAACGCGTCGCGAGGAGCTGCGCACTTCCCGGGAGACCCTCGAAGCCGTTAGTGACGCTCCAGTCACGGGCTTCCGGGCCCCCGCCTTCGACATCGCCCCCGGTCACTTCCAGGACCTGGCAGCGGCAGGCTACGAGTACGATTCGAGTGTCGTCGCGAGTCGATCGATCCCCGGCTGGTACGGCGGCGAGTTCGAACTGGTAGAGCCGGGCCCCGCGATTGCAGTCTGGGACTCAGCGCCGCCGGAGATCGCCGAGTTGCCAACGAGTGTCATGCCTGGACTCAGGCTCCCACTAACCGGGACCTGGCTCCGGTTTTTCGGCCCGCGGTACACGATTCTGGGCATGCGACTGCTCGCGCGACGCGGGGTTGTCCCCGTGCTCTATGTCCACCCGTGGGAGTTCGTCGACCTGCCATCGATCGAGGGTGTCCCGAAGCGAGTGTACTGGCACACCGGTGCGTGGATGCGCCGGGCGATCGAGCGGATCCTCGCGACCGATTTCGAGTTCGTGACGGCCCGTAAAGTGCTCCGCCAGACCGATCTCGATACAGCAGACCCCGACCAGGGGGCCAGCGAGGCGACGAAATGA
- a CDS encoding PAS domain-containing sensor histidine kinase, whose product MDNTQSGTDELFERTTQGDVYRELFEALPDPVLVFDPETGRVVECNAQATTLFGYSRAELRGTSIATLSSDLGAHSRDRATDVFKRATDGQPITLRRQATAGDGSVFWAAITLQATDIGGEEYVLGTVRDTGETVKEEADIRAFKTAVENAGHSIYWTDTDGTIQYANPAFEEITGYDRTEAVGRNPRMLQSGEMSDSYYEELWETILAGETFQREVVNESAEGERFVVSQTIAPIEGPAGDIERFVAVNSDITERKRHEEKLEAEKEHVEQLHQRLSVMNRILRHDIRSSVNIIKGNAELARSSTQKLESALETVIDESDRLRRIAESVRHIESAIDDHGSEKNVIDVATRVKTKVMGFKNEYPDTTISVSVPDSVTASARERFDLALDHVLSNAVKHNDRDSPTVEVTVTDPPESETVEITVADDGPGIPDAEIDPLEAGRETPLAHSSGLGLWLTQWIVTVSDGTISFEENDPRGTIVRIELPSA is encoded by the coding sequence ATGGACAACACCCAATCAGGCACCGATGAACTGTTCGAACGGACGACACAGGGGGATGTCTATCGAGAACTGTTCGAGGCGCTGCCTGATCCCGTCCTCGTGTTCGACCCGGAAACAGGCCGGGTCGTCGAGTGCAACGCGCAGGCGACAACGCTTTTCGGTTATTCACGAGCCGAGCTCCGGGGCACCTCGATTGCCACGCTGAGTTCAGACCTGGGAGCACACTCCCGGGACCGGGCCACCGACGTGTTCAAGAGGGCCACAGATGGCCAGCCGATAACGCTGCGCCGGCAGGCGACTGCTGGGGACGGGAGTGTCTTCTGGGCTGCGATCACGCTCCAAGCAACTGATATCGGCGGTGAAGAATACGTGCTTGGGACGGTCCGGGACACCGGCGAAACGGTCAAAGAGGAAGCCGACATCCGAGCCTTCAAGACGGCCGTCGAGAACGCCGGCCATTCGATCTACTGGACCGACACCGACGGCACGATTCAGTATGCCAACCCAGCTTTCGAGGAGATCACTGGGTACGACCGGACCGAGGCTGTCGGTCGAAACCCACGCATGCTACAGTCCGGGGAGATGAGCGACTCCTACTACGAAGAACTCTGGGAGACGATCCTCGCCGGGGAGACCTTCCAGCGAGAGGTCGTCAACGAATCGGCCGAGGGCGAACGATTCGTCGTCTCTCAGACCATCGCTCCGATCGAAGGTCCCGCGGGGGACATCGAACGGTTCGTCGCCGTGAACAGCGACATCACGGAACGAAAGCGCCACGAAGAGAAACTCGAGGCCGAGAAGGAACACGTCGAACAACTCCACCAGCGCCTCTCGGTTATGAACCGAATTCTCCGTCACGACATTCGGTCCTCGGTCAACATCATCAAGGGGAACGCGGAACTCGCCCGCTCCTCCACCCAGAAGCTTGAATCCGCCCTCGAGACGGTCATCGACGAGTCCGATCGCCTCCGTCGAATCGCCGAGAGCGTCCGTCACATCGAGAGTGCAATCGACGACCACGGGTCCGAGAAAAACGTCATCGACGTGGCGACCCGGGTGAAGACGAAGGTCATGGGCTTCAAAAACGAATATCCCGACACGACGATTTCGGTATCGGTCCCCGATTCGGTGACTGCAAGTGCCCGGGAACGGTTCGATCTCGCCCTCGATCACGTGCTCTCGAACGCCGTCAAACACAACGATCGAGACTCCCCCACTGTCGAAGTGACCGTGACCGACCCGCCGGAGTCCGAGACGGTGGAGATCACGGTGGCCGACGACGGCCCTGGGATTCCAGACGCCGAGATCGACCCGCTGGAGGCCGGACGTGAAACGCCCCTCGCTCACTCCAGTGGGCTCGGGCTCTGGCTCACCCAGTGGATTGTCACGGTCTCCGATGGAACGATCTCGTTTGAAGAAAACGATCCGCGGGGGACGATCGTTCGGATCGAACTCCCCAGTGCGTGA
- a CDS encoding PAS domain-containing protein, translating to MPSDSTRRIRELEDRVESLEALRDTLLEALEATETYAWEWDIESDTVDRHPAFETLFGVDATELEPIFENFIERVHTAYREDVVEAFERAIDEGSSYHVRYPLTLDDEEIWLEGQGEVVLNDDGTPERIVGTTRRIPEPEDT from the coding sequence ATGCCATCGGATAGCACCAGACGAATCCGTGAGCTCGAAGACCGCGTCGAATCCCTCGAAGCGTTGCGGGATACGCTACTGGAAGCCCTGGAGGCCACCGAGACCTATGCCTGGGAGTGGGACATCGAGTCGGACACCGTCGATCGCCATCCCGCGTTCGAGACGCTCTTCGGGGTGGACGCGACCGAGTTGGAACCGATCTTCGAGAACTTCATCGAGCGGGTCCACACCGCCTACCGCGAGGATGTCGTCGAGGCCTTCGAGAGAGCCATCGATGAGGGTTCCTCGTACCACGTGCGGTATCCCCTGACCCTGGACGACGAAGAAATCTGGCTCGAAGGACAGGGAGAGGTCGTCCTGAACGATGATGGAACGCCCGAGCGGATCGTGGGCACGACCCGTCGGATCCCCGAGCCTGAAGACACCTGA
- a CDS encoding alkaline phosphatase family protein: MTRTFVVGLDGASWRLLEPWIEAGELPNLERLRETGTWAGTRSELPPVTFPNWKCYSSGKNPGGFGVYWFEHVDLAAGTIDVADGSDFQTVELWDYLNDAGQSTGVVNMPTMYPPREIDGPIVCGGPDAAEGEYRAIDSGYTSPPELAAELEDRFDYRVHPDPLLSGNDERGAEVEAILELLDTHFEAALSLFEERDLDFVHLTLFYLNVLHHFFWDEEPTRRAWTLVDEWLGRIGELEDTNVVLMSDHGSAPTTTEFYINEWLAENGYQTHNRTVDDTLQQLGLDRETVLGIAKRFGLVDTLAAIVPERLQQLVPQADGLKRQRKLEAIDLEQTQAVASGQGPVYLNPAFDVDSVREQLMADLREVEDEHGPIFTAVHPGEEVYSGPFLDSAPEIVVDQRPGVHVNDGIGGGTIMSGPDRWAAENTPFGIFVANGPSFEPHGELDRISILDIAPTVLAAQGTDVPTDMNGSVLPILAGESDWDHREPLAFDERAGNEDSTTVEKRLQQLGYME, encoded by the coding sequence ATGACGAGAACGTTCGTCGTCGGCCTGGATGGGGCGAGCTGGCGCTTGCTCGAACCCTGGATCGAGGCCGGTGAACTGCCGAATCTGGAACGGCTCAGGGAAACGGGAACCTGGGCCGGCACGCGCAGTGAACTGCCACCGGTGACGTTCCCCAACTGGAAATGTTATTCATCCGGGAAGAACCCGGGCGGCTTCGGGGTTTACTGGTTCGAGCACGTCGATCTGGCGGCTGGAACCATCGACGTGGCCGACGGGAGTGATTTCCAGACGGTCGAACTCTGGGATTACCTGAACGACGCGGGCCAGTCGACTGGCGTGGTGAACATGCCGACGATGTATCCGCCCCGGGAGATCGACGGGCCGATCGTCTGTGGCGGGCCCGACGCCGCCGAGGGGGAGTACCGGGCCATCGACTCCGGCTACACCTCGCCGCCGGAGCTAGCTGCTGAGCTAGAGGATCGCTTCGACTATCGGGTTCATCCCGATCCGCTGCTCTCGGGCAACGACGAACGGGGTGCGGAGGTCGAGGCCATCCTGGAGCTGCTCGATACGCACTTCGAGGCCGCGCTTTCCCTCTTCGAGGAGCGGGATCTGGATTTCGTGCACCTGACGTTGTTCTATCTGAACGTGCTCCACCACTTCTTCTGGGACGAGGAGCCGACCAGGCGGGCCTGGACCCTCGTCGACGAGTGGCTCGGCCGGATTGGGGAGTTGGAGGACACGAACGTCGTGCTCATGTCCGATCACGGGAGCGCTCCCACGACGACTGAGTTCTACATCAACGAGTGGCTCGCCGAGAACGGCTATCAGACCCACAATCGGACCGTCGACGACACGTTGCAACAACTGGGACTGGACCGGGAGACCGTCCTTGGGATCGCAAAACGGTTCGGCCTGGTCGACACCCTCGCGGCGATCGTTCCCGAACGCCTCCAGCAACTCGTCCCACAAGCTGACGGGCTCAAACGACAGCGAAAGCTCGAAGCGATCGACCTGGAGCAGACACAGGCGGTCGCCAGCGGTCAGGGGCCGGTCTACCTCAACCCTGCCTTCGACGTCGATTCGGTTCGGGAACAGCTCATGGCCGACCTTCGCGAGGTCGAGGACGAACATGGCCCCATTTTTACGGCCGTTCATCCCGGCGAGGAGGTGTACAGCGGTCCGTTCCTTGATAGCGCGCCGGAAATCGTCGTCGACCAGCGCCCCGGCGTCCACGTCAATGATGGAATCGGGGGAGGCACCATCATGTCCGGTCCGGATCGCTGGGCGGCGGAGAACACCCCCTTCGGGATCTTCGTCGCGAACGGTCCGTCCTTCGAACCCCACGGCGAACTTGATCGTATCAGCATTCTCGACATCGCTCCGACTGTGTTGGCCGCCCAGGGGACTGACGTGCCGACCGACATGAACGGGTCTGTGCTCCCGATACTCGCGGGCGAGTCAGATTGGGACCACCGGGAACCGCTGGCATTCGACGAGCGAGCGGGCAACGAAGACAGTACGACGGTCGAAAAGCGCCTCCAACAACTGGGATACATGGAGTAG
- a CDS encoding glycosyltransferase family 2 protein, translating to MRTVAVVPAYNEADTVGSVIDGTREYVDEVVVVDDGSTDETKQVAREHGARVLEHTFNTGVGGAVRTGYRYAIEAAYDFVVQVDADGQHDPSQIPRLLSAATEADMVIGSRYLNESHEEYSLVRTLGIQFFTGLVNTLGGIEITDVTSGFRVYRVSMLAEILHHSDKHWAVEQTLEAAKRGFTITEVSTEIPTRETGNSQFTLDTFVLYPLRMTDVALRVLLFR from the coding sequence GTGCGAACCGTCGCCGTCGTTCCTGCGTACAACGAGGCAGACACGGTTGGGTCCGTTATCGACGGGACCCGGGAGTACGTCGATGAAGTGGTCGTCGTCGACGACGGCTCGACGGACGAGACCAAGCAAGTCGCGCGGGAACACGGCGCACGGGTGCTCGAACACACGTTCAACACCGGTGTTGGCGGCGCGGTTCGAACCGGCTATCGCTACGCCATCGAGGCGGCGTACGACTTCGTCGTGCAGGTAGACGCCGACGGCCAACACGACCCGAGCCAGATTCCCAGGTTGCTCTCGGCCGCGACAGAGGCCGACATGGTGATCGGGAGCCGATACCTGAACGAGAGCCACGAGGAGTACTCCCTGGTTCGGACCCTCGGCATCCAGTTTTTCACGGGGCTGGTCAATACGCTGGGCGGCATCGAGATCACCGACGTCACGAGCGGGTTCCGGGTCTATCGCGTCTCGATGCTGGCCGAGATTCTTCATCACTCCGACAAGCACTGGGCGGTCGAACAGACCCTGGAGGCGGCAAAGCGGGGCTTTACCATCACGGAGGTCTCGACCGAGATCCCGACCCGCGAGACGGGCAACTCGCAGTTCACCCTGGACACCTTTGTCCTCTACCCGCTGCGAATGACCGATGTCGCCCTTCGTGTCCTTCTCTTCAGATAA
- a CDS encoding DUF2304 domain-containing protein, whose amino-acid sequence MSPFVSFSSDNMAEFTVVNAIALAVGVIFLANGYHMVRRGREDMVLFATSVLVGAGLIFVALFPDAFQFVATVLGLELKARAILVMANLTLFVLVTYLLNRIGSLYEKVSRLNEEVSLLRAELEDHRDE is encoded by the coding sequence ATGTCGCCCTTCGTGTCCTTCTCTTCAGATAACATGGCCGAGTTCACCGTCGTCAATGCCATCGCCCTCGCGGTCGGCGTGATTTTTCTGGCCAACGGCTATCACATGGTCCGGCGGGGACGGGAGGACATGGTCCTTTTCGCCACGTCGGTGCTCGTGGGTGCGGGCCTGATCTTCGTCGCGCTCTTCCCGGACGCCTTCCAGTTCGTCGCGACGGTTCTGGGACTCGAACTCAAGGCTCGGGCCATTCTCGTGATGGCGAATCTGACGCTTTTCGTCCTGGTGACCTATCTGCTGAACCGGATCGGCAGCCTCTACGAGAAGGTCTCGCGGCTCAACGAGGAAGTGAGCCTGCTGCGAGCCGAACTCGAGGACCACCGGGATGAGTGA
- a CDS encoding ArnT family glycosyltransferase, giving the protein MATLRALLRAGWSQFVADLRTDRFLRYILLLAVVLTGFFFWHRIPNFATRDEFSRILDALVPYGSVIEDPSWESLRSGVVWGRTPFGATTFLYGFLLLPVVVIALFAGQGDAIAALASPAWDFGFYEAWHTTPKWIWTLSIALVRLANVVFAVGSVYLTYRIGVELAARPAGRLASLFLTLSFGFLTIAHEGGEDMPATFLVLLSILLLGRYVRQGDTQQFLAASVTGGLAIGFKLTAAPVIVVIAVAHLLRVHRSGRSGVARLQPRLVLAGALLGLLFILVSFPTAVVGRLDLVVERIVGGSLSRASHPTGPDAPILWWFLRGYLSALGLPLFVGSVTGVAASLWHLRDKPASAPAAVLVFTALFGYLLLFSGWHDFRVHHLLPTIPLAAILLGWTVTRFWDRRPSLAGPLLAVLLITSGLYAGVGVAGYADVPRDNAVSWLETEADEDAVLEVYRRHLQDTAVPHSMTVQHAYGASDSGDTLDPCPTYIQLGYRDLLYLAEDTYYRNGIVRASYVRSLVSEEYGYEIVAEFGPRPPNFVPDRPTPGAYHELLRLGVIPQTDQYADEQELRPNQYTLILEQTGECDESREQPF; this is encoded by the coding sequence TGCTGCTCGCAGTCGTTTTGACCGGATTTTTCTTCTGGCATCGCATTCCGAACTTCGCGACCCGCGATGAGTTCAGCCGCATTCTCGACGCGCTGGTCCCCTACGGTTCGGTCATCGAGGACCCGAGCTGGGAGTCGCTCCGATCGGGCGTAGTCTGGGGGCGGACCCCATTCGGGGCGACGACGTTCCTCTACGGATTCCTCCTGCTACCGGTCGTCGTGATCGCGCTGTTCGCCGGCCAGGGTGATGCTATTGCCGCCCTCGCCTCTCCGGCCTGGGACTTTGGCTTCTACGAGGCCTGGCACACCACGCCCAAGTGGATCTGGACCCTGTCAATTGCACTCGTGCGGCTCGCGAACGTCGTCTTCGCGGTGGGCAGCGTCTATCTCACCTATCGGATCGGCGTCGAACTCGCCGCCCGTCCGGCCGGGCGACTCGCCAGCCTGTTTCTGACTCTTTCCTTTGGCTTTCTCACCATCGCTCACGAGGGCGGCGAGGACATGCCCGCGACCTTTCTGGTGCTGCTCTCGATCCTGCTTCTTGGGCGCTACGTTCGCCAGGGTGACACCCAGCAGTTCCTCGCCGCGAGTGTGACGGGTGGACTGGCGATTGGCTTCAAACTCACGGCTGCGCCCGTGATCGTCGTGATTGCGGTGGCCCACTTGCTCCGAGTCCACCGGAGCGGACGATCGGGAGTGGCGAGACTTCAGCCCCGACTGGTTCTGGCCGGGGCGCTCCTGGGACTGCTCTTCATTCTCGTCAGCTTCCCCACGGCGGTCGTGGGGAGACTGGACCTGGTCGTCGAACGGATCGTCGGTGGCTCACTCTCGCGGGCCAGTCACCCGACTGGACCGGATGCCCCCATCCTCTGGTGGTTCCTGCGAGGGTACCTCAGCGCGCTGGGGCTCCCGCTTTTCGTCGGCTCGGTGACCGGCGTCGCGGCAAGCCTCTGGCATCTCCGAGACAAACCCGCGTCCGCTCCGGCCGCAGTACTCGTGTTCACCGCGCTATTTGGCTATCTGCTGCTCTTCTCGGGGTGGCACGATTTCCGGGTCCACCATTTGCTCCCGACCATTCCCCTCGCCGCGATTTTGCTCGGCTGGACGGTGACCCGCTTCTGGGATCGTCGGCCCTCCCTCGCGGGCCCCCTCCTCGCGGTCCTGCTGATCACGTCTGGCCTCTATGCGGGGGTCGGCGTGGCTGGTTACGCCGACGTGCCCCGGGACAACGCGGTGTCGTGGCTCGAAACGGAAGCTGACGAGGACGCTGTGCTGGAGGTCTACCGACGTCACCTCCAGGACACCGCGGTCCCTCACTCGATGACTGTGCAGCACGCCTACGGCGCGAGCGATTCGGGTGACACACTCGATCCCTGCCCCACGTATATCCAACTCGGGTATCGTGATCTGCTCTATCTGGCCGAGGACACCTACTACCGGAACGGAATCGTCAGGGCGTCATACGTCCGCTCGCTGGTCTCCGAGGAGTACGGCTACGAGATCGTCGCCGAGTTCGGCCCGCGCCCACCGAACTTCGTCCCCGATCGGCCGACTCCGGGGGCCTATCACGAACTCCTTCGACTGGGAGTCATCCCGCAGACCGATCAGTACGCGGACGAACAGGAGCTTCGACCGAACCAGTACACCCTCATCCTTGAGCAGACTGGTGAGTGTGACGAGTCACGGGAGCAGCCATTCTAG
- a CDS encoding lysylphosphatidylglycerol synthase transmembrane domain-containing protein has product MSRRSPRELAVTVLQYGIALLAVGWLLTQIEVGTVIDRLASLDKRTIAILLLVSLVGALAQFETWRAVLGAVTPTTRRAAASTSLVVNFVNQLLPSRLSGRLAAPFVVRSYTGLSYADAAAVTGVHTGIYAVLYGTISVLGLVAIATLESVSIGLLGLLAASTGLYLFAGTTVLLAGTNLRYLDPIVRGLASVASLLPAIGDRLAARIDGLTDMTEASTAAFRTLATDRGVWLQYGLSWAIVLVVAPAIRVGVLLAAFGVPFEPLILLPFYLVTAYSVTLLPLTPGGVGVTEATATAVFVSLGVPGSAIVPIVFIDRVFGIYLPAVLGWIPAARLDLATLSVED; this is encoded by the coding sequence ATGAGCCGTCGGAGCCCCCGCGAACTCGCGGTCACGGTGCTCCAGTACGGGATCGCCCTGCTGGCAGTCGGCTGGCTCCTCACCCAGATCGAAGTCGGCACGGTGATCGATCGGCTGGCCAGCCTGGACAAAAGGACGATAGCCATCCTGCTTCTGGTGAGCCTGGTCGGAGCCCTCGCCCAGTTCGAGACCTGGCGCGCAGTCCTCGGGGCGGTCACCCCGACGACCCGCAGGGCCGCTGCGAGCACGTCTCTGGTGGTCAACTTCGTCAATCAGCTTCTCCCGTCCCGGCTCTCGGGGCGGCTGGCCGCCCCATTCGTCGTGCGGAGCTACACGGGACTCAGCTACGCCGACGCAGCCGCAGTGACGGGAGTTCACACGGGAATCTACGCCGTGCTTTACGGCACGATTTCGGTCCTGGGCCTGGTGGCGATCGCGACGCTCGAATCGGTCTCCATCGGGCTCCTGGGACTGCTCGCCGCCTCGACCGGGTTGTACCTCTTCGCGGGGACGACGGTCCTACTCGCCGGGACGAACCTCCGATATCTGGACCCGATCGTGCGGGGACTGGCCAGCGTGGCGTCCCTGCTCCCGGCTATCGGCGACAGACTCGCGGCCCGGATCGATGGACTCACCGACATGACCGAGGCGTCGACGGCGGCGTTCCGAACCCTCGCGACCGATCGCGGCGTTTGGCTGCAGTATGGCCTGAGCTGGGCGATCGTGCTCGTCGTGGCCCCGGCAATCAGAGTCGGGGTGTTGCTGGCCGCCTTCGGCGTGCCTTTCGAGCCGCTCATTTTGCTTCCCTTCTATCTCGTCACGGCCTACAGCGTGACCCTGCTACCACTCACGCCGGGCGGCGTCGGGGTCACGGAAGCCACGGCGACGGCAGTCTTTGTCTCCCTGGGCGTTCCTGGGAGTGCCATCGTCCCCATCGTGTTCATCGACCGGGTCTTCGGGATCTATTTGCCAGCGGTGCTGGGCTGGATTCCGGCGGCGCGCCTGGATCTCGCCACGCTTTCGGTCGAGGACTAG